CTCTTCATTTCTGCCATACTCAAGCAACTCTGTCCATAGATGTCAGTATAGCCCAATAGGAGATCCCTATCCGATAGCGTAAATAGACCGCCACGGATTTTGCTACCGGCCCGATGGGGGCATTCAAAATCTCGTCCGGACCTGCCTGGACAACCGGACGATTACACCGGGTGCAGAATGCCTGATCATGCAAATAGCAAGTGACCACGGTCCGAGGCTGAATGACGATATCTTCCTGGATATGTTCGTGTAAGCCCTGTACAGGCCTCAAATCATGCTTTTGACAATTCGGGAAAAGTATAGAGGGGACATGGTGTGGCAACGACGATTCTGGGAACATATGATTTGGAGACGACCGGGACTTTGCGGCTCATTGTGATTACATCCATTACAATCCGGTAAGGCACCGGATTGTGGATGCACCAACGGATTGCCCGCATTCGACTTTGCATCGCTATGTTGAGAAAGGAATCTACTCGCCCGATTGGCGTGCGAAACCGGTGAAGATTCCGATCGATGGGCGGGAATATGCGGAAATATGGAGGGCGGTCATGCTTTTATGCAATTCGTCCTTCAACCAGACTTAATTGACGATCAATGGTTAATCTTTCTCCGCGCGCTACCGCCCGACTGACAGAAGACTGAACCATGCCCGGTAATTTGCCAACGGCAGTGCCTTTCATCCCCAATTCCTTAACGCCCCAGAAACATATCCGCCTCCGGCGGACCATAACCCGCCGTGGCTGTTTGCCCGGACTCAGGATCTCCTCTGGTTTCATTCCAAAGATTTTCGCCGCCCGCTTAACCACTTTGGCGAAATCAAAACCTTGCGCTTGCAGCCGATAAATACCACCGGAACTCATTCTCTTTGCCAAACCCTCTCGCCCAAGGTATCCTTGCCGGAATTTTTGATCTCCCTTATTCTCATAACTTAAAAGTAGTAATCAATAATAAAGAAACTTATAAATTTATGGATTGTCCCCTTCTGTCCCCCTAATGCTTGTCACCGGCCTTATGGGTCGCCCGCATGGTCTGGGCAAGTTCTTTTATCTCTCCAAGGTCTTCTACCATCATGGCCCAGCCATACCAGTAGGCATAGTCTGGATTCATATGGAAGAACGCCTGGTATGTCCTCATCCGGTCTTTCATGTACATCTGGAATAGTATCTGGTCGATGTATGACAGTTTTTTCAGATCTCCGCCACCAGTCTGCATAAAATACAATAAGTCTGGATAAGCAAAGGAATAATTCGCGGGCTTCTTGATAATGCCATCTTTATAAAGAGCAGCCACCGTCTCGATGGCATCAGCCATAAGCCGATCAGCCTTTTTCATCATGGTATCGCCCATCTCCAGTTGGGTGCGGGCATACCGCTCGGAGTGGCACTTGCTGCACGTGGTAATCATTTTCTCACGTTCAGTTTTCCATGCCTCCTCAGTCAACCGGGCCAGATCTACTGCTTTCACAACTTCAAGACGTGCAGTGGGCTGACCTGTTTCCGGGTTCAACACTCCAAGGGCCTTCAAGATAGTTATCCTGTCAGCTTTCCACTGAGGATCTTCAGGAAGCGGCAATCTTACGCCCAGGAAGCCCCATGCGGTTCTATTTTCATGGGTCCCGTTAGGTAGATGGCATTCCTGGCATTTGGGAGCAGGGGCGCCTTCGGGCAGGTTGCGAGAATCCCTGGCGAACCAACGCGAACCATGCTTCGCACTGCTCCACATCTCCCATTGCGGGTGATCATAACCCATATGGCATTGTTGGCAGGCCCTTGGGTCAGCAGCCTCCTTTTTGGAAAAGCTGTGCCTGGTATGACATTCATCACATGAATTGTTCTGATATCGATAGCCCTTATCTCTTTGGTCTTTCTTCTGGGCTTCGCTCTTGATGCCCATGTTGTGGCAGCCGCCGCAGCCTCTACCTCCCTCCATCAACTCATCGGGTTCTACGTGGGTGATTGGCAAGGCATTCAGAGACGTCCAGCCAAAATTATGTTTGCCTTTCGAAAATTGGGAAAACTGCTGCTCATGGCACTGAGCACATACTTTTTCGTCCGGCAGTTGCGCAAGATCGGCATTTTTGCCACTGGTGTGTTTATCGCCATGACATGTCGAACAAGATACGTCATTCCGGCTGTGCTTACTGGTCTGCCAATCCTTCACCAGCCCCGGACTGACTCCCTCGTGGCATGTGACACAGACTTCATCCTTGGCCATGGCCTGGCTGAAAGGAACCAGCAGGACAAGAATAGATAAGAAAAATGTCACGCCGATTATTGTTGCTCTCATCATTTACCTCCCTTTAAATAACGAAAATGGATTGCTCTGTTGTTAATCTACTTCGTCACATCCTCCCGCGTAAGGTATATCGGATGCCAGTGTTTTCAGCGCCCGATACGGCATCTATTATCTCATAATTTTGTTAAATTATATAACAAATCAAGCTGCGAGTCTCCTAAAATTCTTGGGGGACACCATTAAGAATCATCACTTATTTTGTAGACTCGAATTTTTGAATGGCCCTGACCACGGGTTACAAATATTGTGAAGAGATCCAGTGGCATCCAGTCGTGCCGGAGCATATACGGCCCTCCATTTCAGTGTTTGATCTTCCATTATCATACTTATTGAAGCTCCCCGCAGTCCGCCTGCGGCGGACGGGGAATCTCCGTATGTAAGGTAAAATCGCATCCTATTCACTCGCTAACCCCGCTGCAAGCAACGGAAAATGCTCTCGCTATGTATGTTCAAAATAGATTCATGGTAACACGTTAGGTGCTTGAAACAGTCCTACATTCAGAAAAGGCTATTAATCTGGAACTCAGAAAATCAGGAAAAGATAGACCCTCTTTATTTGGGTTTGCACTTCCCTGAGTTCCTGATTTCCAGATTTGATATGTTTCTTTGCACTTTTTATCATGCATTTTCAAAACGCTAAATTGTTACGATTCATGAAATATACGGGCTAACTAACCCTCTTTAGAAAAACCGAACCGGGGTTCGAAGCAGACGAAAACGATAACTCTGGTGGGGAATAAAGATAGTATGGTATTTGGAATCATTTTCGGGTAAAATTGGGAACGTTTCGATTAGATTCACCGTTCGCTTGAGAGGGAATATGAACTTGACACTCGTCTTGACAATTTCTGTTCTACTTCAAGCCACAGCGGCAGTTCTGGCTCTGAGGCTCATACGGATTACCAGAACCCGCCTTGCGTGGATCCTGATCGCGTCCGCCATTTCCCTTATGACCCTGCGGCGTCTCAC
This portion of the Thermodesulfobacteriota bacterium genome encodes:
- a CDS encoding multiheme c-type cytochrome — encoded protein: MAKDEVCVTCHEGVSPGLVKDWQTSKHSRNDVSCSTCHGDKHTSGKNADLAQLPDEKVCAQCHEQQFSQFSKGKHNFGWTSLNALPITHVEPDELMEGGRGCGGCHNMGIKSEAQKKDQRDKGYRYQNNSCDECHTRHSFSKKEAADPRACQQCHMGYDHPQWEMWSSAKHGSRWFARDSRNLPEGAPAPKCQECHLPNGTHENRTAWGFLGVRLPLPEDPQWKADRITILKALGVLNPETGQPTARLEVVKAVDLARLTEEAWKTEREKMITTCSKCHSERYARTQLEMGDTMMKKADRLMADAIETVAALYKDGIIKKPANYSFAYPDLLYFMQTGGGDLKKLSYIDQILFQMYMKDRMRTYQAFFHMNPDYAYWYGWAMMVEDLGEIKELAQTMRATHKAGDKH